The Curtobacterium herbarum genome contains the following window.
GACCGCGACGGTGTCGCCGGCCCAGAGCCAGACGTCCTCGCCGGCTCGGGCCAGGCTGATCGGGCCGTCGGTCGTGGCGTCGGCATCGCAGCCGAGCGGGGTCGTGGTCGTCGCGGGCGTGACGCTGATCGCGGGCATCGACTCGACCTGCACCCCGGCACACGTCGTCGCGCCGACACGTGCGAGCGAGTACTCGTTGCCGGCGTCGGCGATCGAGCGGACACCGGCGAGCGGCACGTCCACCCAGTCGCCGGAGCCTGCCCGCCACTCGAGGTGCCCGTCGCAGATCACGACGGCGGTCTGCTTGCCCTGGAACGCCTCGACCGGCTCGCTGCAGGGCGGGTCGACGACTCCGGTCGACAGGACCAGGCCCGCCGGCGAGACGCCGGCTCCGGCCGCCCCGGCGGCGCCAGCGGTCCAGGTGACGCCGTCGTCGGTGCTGGACCGGACCGTGGGCGTGCACTCGGCTCCGACACCGGCCAGGATCGTCAGGTCCGCACTGGAGGCACGGATCGCCATCACCGACGACACGTCGGCACCCAGCGCGACCGGCTTCCAGGTCGCGCCCGCGTCGGTCGTGTGCTCGAGGGTGGGTGCGGATCCGCCGCACGTCCCACCGGACGCGCGCCATGCCTCCTGGCCGTCGACCGCGGAGAGGGACCGACGCGAGGCGACGGCGTCAGCGGTCCCCGTGGGCGTCGGCGACGCGCTCTCGTCGGTGCGCGGCGAGCTGGAGAAGGTCGGGATCGGACCAGCCGGGTCGCCCGCGTTCGGGGCGGTCCGCCCCAGGGCGAGCGTGACGAGTGCGATGTCGATGACGACCAGCACGACGATCACGATGGCGACCCAGACCAGGGTCGTCCGCGTGAGCGACGAGCCGAGGTTTCGGGTCCCCCGGCGAGCGGCCATGTCCCCCGACCCCGTCTCAGCGCTCAGCGCGGCTCAACGCGCCGAGCTTCTTGCCGCCGCGCTTGGGCGGCTTGACCTTCGGGGCGTCCTCGTCCTCGATGCCGTAGCCGTACCCGTAGCCGTACCGGCCGTAGCCGTAGGCACCCGGGCCGCGGACCGGCATCATCGTGATGACGAAGCCGGCGATGGGCGCGCCCACGCTCTCAAGTGCGGAGACGGCGGCGGCGAACTGGCCCTTGTGCGTCTTGCCCGAGGCCACGGCGACGATCGCGCCGGAGGCCTTCTTCGCCAGGATCGCGGCGTCGGTGACGGGCAGCAGCGGCGGGGCGTCGAACAGGACGTAGTCGAACTCGCCCTCGAGCCGCTCGATCAGGTCCTGCATGGCGCGGGAACCGAGGAGCTCGGACGGGTTCGGCGGGATCTGTCCGGCCGGCAGGACGACGAGGTTGCCGCGGCCCCAGGGCTGGGCGACGTCCTCGAGCTCGGCGCGGCCGATGAGCACGTCGGTCAGACCGGCGTGGGTCTCGACGTCCATGTACTCGGCGACGCGGGGACGACGGAGGTCGGCGTCGATGAGGATCACGCGGAACCCGGCGCTGTCGAGCGCGATGGCCAGGTTGGCGACCGTGGTGCTCTTGCCCTCGGACTGCACGGACGACGTCATCACGAAGGTGCGCGCGCCGGTGCCGATGTCCAGGAACTGCAGGTTCGTCCGGAGTGTGCGGAAGGACTCGGCGCGTGGGCTGCGCGGGTCGACCTGCACGATGAGCGGACGTTCCGAGGCCTTGCTGTCGAAGGCGATGCCACCGACGACCGGCTTGTCGCTGATCTTCTCGACGTCCTGCTCGGTGCGGACGCGGTTGTCCAGCGTCTCGCGGAGCACGGCGATGCCGACGCCCAGGGCGAGCCCGACGAGCAGCCCGAGTGCGACGTTGACCGGCACGTTCGGGCTGACCGGCACGCTCGGCACGTCGGCCTGCTTCACGCGGGTGAGCTTGACGCTGCTCTTGCCGTCGGCGTCGGTGGCCTCGATGTCCTCGACGACGTTGGTCAGGCTCTGGGAGGTCGCGTTCGCGATGTCCGCCGCCTGGACCGGGTCCGTGTCGTTGACGTTGATCGCGATCAGGGTCGTGCTCGTCGGCGCGGTCGCGGACACCATCGTCGCGAGCTGGTCGGCGTTCATGTCGAGCTGGAGCTTCGCGATGACCGGCAGCAGCACGATCGGCGTCGACACCAGGTTCGAGTACGTCAGGACCCGCTGCTGGGTGAAGGTGTTCCCCTGCGCCAGGTCACTCGCACTGCCCGATGTCTCCGTCGACACGAACACCTGCGCTGACGCCGAGTAGACCGGCTTCTTCATCAGGGAGAAGCCCGCAGCAGCGGCGACTCCGACGAGTGCCAGGACCAGGATGAGAACCCATCCCTTCCGCAGCACGGTGATGTAGTCGCGTAGTTCCACGCGGCCCGCCTTCCCCGACGATCACGCCGCTCTCCTGTGTTTCCCAGCACAGGTGCACCGGGGATGTCCCGGTGTACGGCATTCAAATAGTGCCACATGATCGAGCAACGCTCGGCTGTATCTGCCGTTCTGGGCTTCCCGTCCTCTACGGTGAGCCCATGAGCACCGAGTCCGACGTGGCCAGCGCCCAGCCCGACACCAGCCGTCAGCGGGACCTCGTGATCCTGCTGGTCGCCCTGGGAGTGGCGGTCATCCTGGCCCGGGTCGCGTCCGGGTTCACGACCTCGGGCTCGATCCAGCCGCCCGTCCTGCAGGTGCTGGTCGCCGACGTCGCCGTCTGGCTGCCGCTCATCGCCGGCATCGTGTGGGTGCTGCGTCGATCGGCGAGCACGGACCGTGCGGCACGCCTGCGTCTCGGGGTCGGCGACGCGATCTTCGCCATCGGCATCGTGATCCTGTGCCGGGTGTTCGACGTGTTCCTCGGCCTGGCCTTCACCGGTTCGACCGGGCTCGCGCCGGCGCCGAGCCTCGGGACGCCGGACGAGACGCTGCTCATCGTGTCCGCCATCGGCATCGTGCTGGTCAGCCCGTTCCTCGAGGAGGTCTTCTTCCGCGGGCTCTTCCAGCGCCGGATGGCCGCCGAACTCACCCCGCGCACCCGGTTCCTGGCCGTGCTGCTGACCGCGTTCCTGTTCGCGGTCCTGCACGTCCTGCTCGGCGCCGCCGGGACGCAGCTCGAGGGCTTCCGGGTGTTCCTGACGATCTTCGCGCTCGGGTCGCTGACCGGCACCCTGGTCGCGATGACGAACCGCATCGGGGGCGCGATCCTGGCGCACGTGCTGTTCAACGCCGTCGCGGTGATCGCGACCTGGCCGCGCTGACATGCCCCGGCCTCGTTGCCAGACCTGACCGGGCTTCCTGCCTGACGTGACCGGGCTTCCTGCCTGACGCGATCGGGCCTTGCTGACGTGACCCGCGCCTCCTGGCCGGTCCGCGGAGCGTCGACGACGTGACGCATCTCGCGTGCGGTCTTCCCAGCGGGACCTTCGAGGCCCTACAGTTCCCCCACATCGTGACGCGGGCGTCTAGGGGGCGCCCGCGCCGGGTGACGGTCCGGGCCCCCCTCGCTGCGCGACACCTGTCGTGCCCGACGCCGGTCCTGCCCGACACCTGTCGATCGGCGTGGCCCCTCTTCGGGCCGACACCCCGTTGTGCGCCCGGTTCTCCAGTAGCCTCCACTGAGCATGTCTCGCCCAACCAGCGTCATCGACAACCCCTTCGTCCGGCAGGCTCCGATCAGCGGCCTGCTGGCCCTCGGTGCGCTGCTGACGCTGCTGCTGCCGACGCTCGAGATCAGCGACATGCCGATGTTCCTCGCCAGCCTGGTCGCCACGGCAGTCGCGACCCTGCTCGCCGCGTTCGCCGCGCACTTCCCGCGTGCGGTCCCCCTCGTGCCGATCCTGCTGGCCGTCGACTTCGTCTCGCTCGCCTTCTTCCGCACCGGCACCGGGGCCGGGGCGTCCGTGTTCACCTCGCTCGTGGTGCTGCCGGTGGTGTGGTGGGCCTCGCTCAACGGCCGTCGGACCATCGTCTACTCGGTCATCGGCGTGACGCTCGTGATCCTGGCGCCCTACGTCCTGCAGCCCGGCATGGCACCCCGACCGAGCGAGCTCGTGCGCCTCGGCATCACCGTCGTCGTGTTCGGTACCGTCGCCGTCATCGTGCACGAGCTCTCCCGCCGCTCCCGCCGCTCGGTGCGCTCGGCCCAGGACAGCGAGGGCCTGGTCCGCGAGGAGATCGACCGCGCCGCCGCCGTCCAGCGCTCCCTGCTGCCGACCTCGAGCGACGGCCTGGGCGAGGGCGTCACCGTCGCCGGGGCCTGCATGCCGGCGAAGAGCGTCGGCGGCGACTTCTTCGACTGGTACCGCACCGAGAACGGCATCGCCGTCGGGCTCGGCGACGTGATGGGCAAGGGCGTCGGCGCCGGGCTCATCGCCGCCGCGGTCCGGGCCACGATCCGGAGTGCCCGCACGGTCGACGATGCGTCCGAGGCGCTGCGCCGTGCCTCCGACGGCCTCGCCGCCGAGGGTGCCGGCACGGACGTCACCTTCACCACGCTGTTCCACGCCCGCATCGACGACGACGGGTCGCTGCAGTGGGCGGACGCCGGGCACGGGCTGAGCTTCATCCTCCGTGCTGCCGGAGGGGTGGAGCGCCTGCGTTCGGTCGACCTGCCGCTGGGGATGGGCCTCCGGGACGAGTGGGCGACCACCACCGGGACCCTCGAGCCGGGCGACCTGCTCATCTCGTTCAGCGACGGCGTACTCGACCTGTTCGGCGGACGCGACGACGCCGTGGACTCGGTCGCCGAGCTCGCGCGTGCCGATCGGTCGCCGGCGGCGCTCGTCGCAGCCCTGGCGGAGCGCGCGGCCGAGGTGCCGCACGACGACGACGTGACGGTCATCGCGATCCGCCGCGAGGCCGCCCCGGCCGAGCCGACCGAGGTCGCGGCTGCGCCGCTGTCCCGGGGCCGCGGCGCCTGACGCCGGCGCGGGCCGGCGGGCCGGGCTCGCCGAGCCTCGGCTGGGCGGACATGTTGCGCCGTCCGGCAGGCGCGAACTGTCCGCCAGGCCGAGGCTCGGCCCCAGCGACAGCGATCGCTCGGGTCGTAGAACGTCACCCACTTTGGGGATACTCAGGTGACTCCAAGGATTGAGAAACTGTCGACATGAGCTTCACGCCGCCCGCGTTCGATTCGAACGGCCCTCCCCACTTCCAACAGGTGTCACCTCCGCCCAAGCCAGCGAGGAGCGGGGTGGGTACGACGGCGATGGTCCTGGGCATCGTCGCCGCGATCATGTCGATCGTTCCGGGCCTCTCGTACATTGCATGGCTCTTCGCAATCCCGGCGGTAATCCTCGGGATCATCGGCCTCCGCAAAGCTGGGCACCCGCACGGGCGAGCCCTCGCCGGCCTCATCGAAGGAGCGGCTGCGTTGGTCGTGGCTATAGCTGTCAGTGTCGCCAGTGCCGGCGACTTCTCGGACGGTTTCAAAGACGGGTACGAGCGCAGCCGCAGCGCATCCACGACCGAAGCTACGCAGGCACCGTCAAAGGATGCAGAAACAACTCCGGTGAAGAGCACGAAGCCAGCACCTGTTCCGGCGCCGGCAGCTTCGGAACCGGCAGCGAAAGCACCGGCTGAGGCCGAATCGCCGGCAGACGGCGAGTTCGGAACGTACCCAGCCGATGAAGCAGCCTTCATCGCGGGCGTGCAGGCAACCACGGCTGACCTTCGCGGCGACCTCACTGACCTGCAGCGCTCTCAGGCGCTTCGGAATCGCGATGCTTCTCTCTGCACGACCCTTGGCGACGCCGCCGCTACCGACTGGACCGGGAAGATCAAGAACATCGGCGCAAATGGGGAGGGGAAGGCCTACGTCGAGGTCGAGATTGCATCTGGGATCACCGTCATGACGTGGAACAACGCTTTCTCGGACCTAAACGACCAGACGTTGATAGATCCGTCCGCTCCGTTCTTCAACAACCTCGTAGCCATGAAGGAAGGACAAAAAGTAAAGTTCTCGGCGCAGATGGCCGCCGGAGACTCGTCTTGCCTGAGCAAGGGCAACCTCACCGAGACGTTCTACGGAATCACTCCGGAGTTCATCGCGCACTTCACCAACGTCACATCCGCTTGACGCTGGACTGACCGACCTCCGAGTCGGGACTGGCGACAGCGCTCGAGCACCAGTGTCGAGCGCTGTCACCCACCACGCTCGAACCAGCTCCCGCCAGGCCGGGGCTCGGCCCCAGCGACAGCGCTCGCGCCCCGCCGCACGCGAGCACTGTCGCCCAGCGCGAACCGCGCTGGCCCCGCCCCGCGTCTCCCGCCGAGCCTCGGCTGGGCGGACATGTTGCGCCGTCCGGCAGGCACGAACTGTCCGCCAGGCCGAGGCTCGGCCCCAGCGACAGCGCTCGCGCCCCCGCACGTGAGCACTGTCGCCCAGCGCGAACCGCGCCGGACGGGAGGCCCGCCCCGGCCCCGCCCCGCGCCGCGCCTCCCGGCCGAGGCTCGGCTGGGCGGACATGCTGCGGCCCCCGGCAGGCACGAACTGTCCGCCAGGCCGAGGCTCGGCCCCAGCGACAGCGCTCGCACCGCCGCACGCGAGCACTGTCGCCCAGCGCGAAACGCGCCGGCGCGCCCGGCGCTACGCGGACCAGTCGGGACGGACGAAGCCGCTCTCGTAGGCGAACACGACGGCCTGCACGCGGCTCGCGGCCCCGACCTTGCCGAGCACGCTGCTGATGTGGGTCTTCACGGTGGCCTCGCTGATCCAGAGGTCCTTCGCGATCTGCGCGTTGCTGGCGCCGCGGACCAGGGCGGTGAGGACCTCCCGCTCGCGTGCGCTCAGTGACGCCAGCGCTGGGGCGTGCTCGGCGGGCGGCGCAGGCGTGGCCGAACCGGCAGCGCCGCCGGCAGCGCCACCGGCAACACTGCCGGCAGTGCCGCTGCCGGACCGCACCCCGAGCAACCGGTTCTCGAGCAGCGCGCGGGTCATCGACGGCGCGATCAGGGTGTCGCCGGTGTGGGCGGCGCGGACCCCGGCGGCGATGAGGTCCGGGCCCGCGTCCTTGAGCAGGAACCCGAGCGCACCGGCCTGCACGGCGTCGAGCAGGTACTCCTCGTCGTCGAACGTGGTCAGGATGACGACCGCCCCCGCGGTACCGGCGGAGACGATCGAGCGGGTGGCCGAGATGCCGTCGAGCACGGGCATCCGCACGTCCATGAGCACCACGTCGGGGCGAAGGTCGACGCAGAGGGCGATCGCCTCGGCCCCGTTCGGTGCCTGGCCGACGACGGTCAGGTCGGGTTCGGCGTCGACCATCATGCTGAGGCCGGTGCGGACCACGGCCTGGTCGTCGACGATCACCACGCGGATCACGACGCGACCACCCGACGGTCGGCAGCAGCAGCAGCAGCAGCAGCCGAGCCAGCCGATGC
Protein-coding sequences here:
- a CDS encoding polysaccharide biosynthesis tyrosine autokinase codes for the protein MELRDYITVLRKGWVLILVLALVGVAAAAGFSLMKKPVYSASAQVFVSTETSGSASDLAQGNTFTQQRVLTYSNLVSTPIVLLPVIAKLQLDMNADQLATMVSATAPTSTTLIAINVNDTDPVQAADIANATSQSLTNVVEDIEATDADGKSSVKLTRVKQADVPSVPVSPNVPVNVALGLLVGLALGVGIAVLRETLDNRVRTEQDVEKISDKPVVGGIAFDSKASERPLIVQVDPRSPRAESFRTLRTNLQFLDIGTGARTFVMTSSVQSEGKSTTVANLAIALDSAGFRVILIDADLRRPRVAEYMDVETHAGLTDVLIGRAELEDVAQPWGRGNLVVLPAGQIPPNPSELLGSRAMQDLIERLEGEFDYVLFDAPPLLPVTDAAILAKKASGAIVAVASGKTHKGQFAAAVSALESVGAPIAGFVITMMPVRGPGAYGYGRYGYGYGYGIEDEDAPKVKPPKRGGKKLGALSRAER
- a CDS encoding DUF4190 domain-containing protein — its product is MSFTPPAFDSNGPPHFQQVSPPPKPARSGVGTTAMVLGIVAAIMSIVPGLSYIAWLFAIPAVILGIIGLRKAGHPHGRALAGLIEGAAALVVAIAVSVASAGDFSDGFKDGYERSRSASTTEATQAPSKDAETTPVKSTKPAPVPAPAASEPAAKAPAEAESPADGEFGTYPADEAAFIAGVQATTADLRGDLTDLQRSQALRNRDASLCTTLGDAAATDWTGKIKNIGANGEGKAYVEVEIASGITVMTWNNAFSDLNDQTLIDPSAPFFNNLVAMKEGQKVKFSAQMAAGDSSCLSKGNLTETFYGITPEFIAHFTNVTSA
- a CDS encoding CPBP family intramembrane glutamic endopeptidase translates to MSTESDVASAQPDTSRQRDLVILLVALGVAVILARVASGFTTSGSIQPPVLQVLVADVAVWLPLIAGIVWVLRRSASTDRAARLRLGVGDAIFAIGIVILCRVFDVFLGLAFTGSTGLAPAPSLGTPDETLLIVSAIGIVLVSPFLEEVFFRGLFQRRMAAELTPRTRFLAVLLTAFLFAVLHVLLGAAGTQLEGFRVFLTIFALGSLTGTLVAMTNRIGGAILAHVLFNAVAVIATWPR
- a CDS encoding response regulator, translating into MIRVVIVDDQAVVRTGLSMMVDAEPDLTVVGQAPNGAEAIALCVDLRPDVVLMDVRMPVLDGISATRSIVSAGTAGAVVILTTFDDEEYLLDAVQAGALGFLLKDAGPDLIAAGVRAAHTGDTLIAPSMTRALLENRLLGVRSGSGTAGSVAGGAAGGAAGSATPAPPAEHAPALASLSAREREVLTALVRGASNAQIAKDLWISEATVKTHISSVLGKVGAASRVQAVVFAYESGFVRPDWSA
- a CDS encoding PP2C family protein-serine/threonine phosphatase — encoded protein: MSRPTSVIDNPFVRQAPISGLLALGALLTLLLPTLEISDMPMFLASLVATAVATLLAAFAAHFPRAVPLVPILLAVDFVSLAFFRTGTGAGASVFTSLVVLPVVWWASLNGRRTIVYSVIGVTLVILAPYVLQPGMAPRPSELVRLGITVVVFGTVAVIVHELSRRSRRSVRSAQDSEGLVREEIDRAAAVQRSLLPTSSDGLGEGVTVAGACMPAKSVGGDFFDWYRTENGIAVGLGDVMGKGVGAGLIAAAVRATIRSARTVDDASEALRRASDGLAAEGAGTDVTFTTLFHARIDDDGSLQWADAGHGLSFILRAAGGVERLRSVDLPLGMGLRDEWATTTGTLEPGDLLISFSDGVLDLFGGRDDAVDSVAELARADRSPAALVAALAERAAEVPHDDDVTVIAIRREAAPAEPTEVAAAPLSRGRGA